In Candidatus Methylacidiphilales bacterium, one DNA window encodes the following:
- a CDS encoding DUF2235 domain-containing protein produces MNDAYGHSVGYVYNNVMTWKETRYLGYGPSREAVKKRLGEGVGLHEASGWRGYRTEGDVIHMGARLYHYPTARFFSADPLGHASDMSLYSYANNDPVNGVDPEGRAGYFIDGTWYDSNGKNGEVNSQTSIIYDLSKNYIGSGTAYYFPGVGNDSQNGWLDSQISGATGLGSKEIASNVYNKIVENYNRGDTDIQLYGWSRGGAIAQEVTHMIAKEGIPNTSPVSVGGMTINIPYLVDPNSNQKVISQVHLIDTVYSMGVSKLNLGFNTSDVANNVKHTFFYDAKDDLKIFGIPQYNSIPSSAKVFNFEGGHGDVAGVGNLYTGARVYDSIINNAALIIGGSVFTQAYSYNVDSGEISKNKTFGK; encoded by the coding sequence GTGAATGATGCGTATGGACATAGCGTGGGTTATGTTTATAACAACGTGATGACGTGGAAAGAGACACGTTATCTTGGTTACGGCCCATCGCGCGAAGCAGTTAAGAAGCGGCTTGGGGAGGGTGTGGGCTTGCATGAAGCGAGCGGCTGGCGGGGGTATCGCACGGAAGGCGATGTCATTCACATGGGCGCAAGGCTGTATCATTATCCCACCGCTCGCTTTTTCTCCGCCGATCCCCTAGGCCACGCCTCAGATATGAGTCTTTACAGTTACGCGAATAATGATCCGGTGAATGGCGTGGATCCGGAGGGTAGAGCAGGTTATTTTATCGATGGGACTTGGTATGATTCTAATGGAAAAAATGGTGAGGTGAATAGTCAGACTAGTATTATATACGACCTCTCGAAAAATTATATAGGGTCGGGCACTGCATATTATTTTCCGGGAGTCGGGAATGATAGTCAAAATGGATGGTTGGATAGCCAAATAAGTGGTGCTACAGGTTTAGGATCAAAAGAAATTGCCAGTAATGTTTATAATAAGATAGTAGAAAATTACAATCGTGGAGATACGGATATACAATTGTATGGATGGAGTCGTGGAGGCGCGATAGCACAGGAGGTAACGCATATGATCGCAAAGGAAGGAATACCCAACACCAGCCCAGTCTCTGTGGGAGGGATGACGATAAATATCCCGTATCTTGTTGATCCAAATTCAAATCAAAAGGTGATTAGTCAAGTGCATTTAATTGATACGGTATATTCGATGGGTGTTAGTAAATTAAACTTAGGGTTTAATACAAGTGATGTTGCTAATAATGTGAAGCATACATTTTTTTATGATGCGAAAGATGATTTAAAGATTTTTGGTATTCCACAATATAATTCTATACCATCTAGTGCCAAAGTTTTTAATTTTGAAGGGGGGCATGGAGATGTAGCTGGAGTTGGTAATCTTTACACGGGAGCTCGGGTTTATGACTCGATTATTAACAATGCAGCTTTAATAATTGGAGGCTCTGTGTTTACGCAAGCGTATAGTTATAATGTTGATTCAGGTGAAATA